A window of Onychostoma macrolepis isolate SWU-2019 chromosome 01, ASM1243209v1, whole genome shotgun sequence contains these coding sequences:
- the osbp gene encoding oxysterol-binding protein 1 isoform X14 yields MLSRWGTTQLGPPSDTVKPRAVVMSEPKAPTPAPGDTYKGWLFKWTNYIKGYQRRWFVLSNGLLSYYRTQAEMGHTCRGTINLATANIAVEDSCNFVISNGGTQTYHLKASSEVERQRWITALELAKAKAFRMQAESGQLERKPHLRIAQKCTLWGFCLTVFGPLFFFSADDSGDDSSPPAAGQGAGSRNSEVQSTLRTLGSKVEDLSTCNDLIAKHGSALQRSLSELEGVRLGGETSEKIRQVTERATLFRITSNAMINACRDFLSLAQAHSKRWQKALQAEREQRVRLEETLEQLAKQHNHLERAFRGATVLPASQSNPAIDSKGPVPGKGDVSDEDEENEFFDACEDVQEFITVPADPKYHRRSGSNVSGISSELGMDDGTTSLDEQSLASNPESPQSQEVVPVRKRRTRIPDKPNYSLNLWSIMKNCIGKELSKIPMPVNFNEPLSMLQRLSEDLEYYELLDRGAKCQSSLEQMCYVAAFTVSSYSTTVHRTGKPFNPLLGETFELDRVQESGYRSICEQVSHHPPAAAHHAISERGWTLRQEIALASKFRGKYLSIMPLGSIHCIFEKSNNHYTWKKVTTTVHNIIVGKLWIDQSGEIDVVNHRTGDRCHLKFAPYSYFSRDVARKVTGVVTDKDGKAHYVLSGTWDEKMECSRVMQSTRGGENGADGRQKTVYQTLKAKELWKKTPLPEGAENMYYFSTLALTLNETEEGIAPTDSRRRPDQRLMEQGRWEEANAEKQRLEEKQRTARREREREANRSANPAEEGKEPADGALIEDSISDSPLKTEEVEIASEPSETTYKSGHQDNYKPMWFERQVDPMTGEPTHIYSGGYWEAKEQGSWDSCPDIF; encoded by the exons GACCCAGGCGGAGATGGGTCACACATGTCGGGGTACTATAAACCTGGCCACAGCCAATATCGCGGTGGAGGACTCATGCAATTTTGTCATCTCTAATGGTGGCACGCAGACGTATCACTTGAAGGCCAGCTCAGAGGTGGAGCGGCAGCGGTGGATCACAGCACTGGAGCTGGCCAAAGCCAAAGCTTTCCGCATGCAGGCTGAGTCAGGTCAGTTGGAAAGGAAACCACATTTGAGAATAGCACAAAAATGCACACTTTGGGGTTTCTGTCTCACAGTTTTTggtcctcttttttttttttctgcagatgACTCCGGGGACGACTCCTCTCCTCCTGCGGCAGGTCAGGGTGCAGGCTCACGCAACTCAGAGGTGCAGTCCACCCTCCGGACGCTGGGCAGCAAGGTGGAGGATCTGAGCACCTGCAACGATCTCATCGCCAAACACGGCTCTGCACTTCAGCG GTCCTTGTCTGAGCTGGAGGGAGTTCGGCTGGGAGGAGAGACGAGTGAAAAGATTCGGCAGGTGACGGAGCGAGCCACTCTCTTCCGCATCACCTCCAATGCCATGATCAAT GCCTGCCGGGACTTCCTGTCGTTGGCTCAGGCTCACAGTAAGCGCTGGCAGAAAGCCCTGCAGGCCGAGAGAGAGCAGAGAGTGCGACTGGAGGAGACACTGGAGCAGCTCGCCAAACAACACAACCATCTGGAGAGAGCCTTCAGAGGAGCGACCGTACTGCCTGCATCTCAGAGCAACCCTGCCATAGACAGCAAAG GCCCAGTTCCAGGAAAGGGCGACGTCAGTGACGAGGATGAGGAGAATGAATTCTTTGACGCATGCGAGGACGTTCAAGAGTTTATCACTGTACCAGCAGACCCCAAATATCACAG GAGATCCGGCAGCAATGTCAGCGGAATCAGTAGCGAGCTTGGAATGGACGACGGGACGACGTCG CTAGATGAGCAGTCTCTGGCATCCAATCCCGAATCTCCGCAGTCCCAGGAAGTAGTGCCTGTGAGAAAGAGGCGGACCCGAATCCCAGATAAACCAAATTACTCTCTCAATCTATGGAGCATCATGAAGAATTGTATCGGAAAAGAGCTCTCCAAAATCCCTATGCCT GTGAACTTCAACGAGCCCCTATCTATGCTGCAGCGTCTCTCCGAGGACCTCGAGTACTACGAGCTGCTGGACCGGGGCGCTAAGTGCCAGAGCTCTCTGGAGCAGATGTGCTACGTGGCAGCTTTCACCGTTTCCTCTTACTCCACTACAGTTCACCGCACGGGCAAACCCTTCAACCCTCTGCTGGGAGAGACATTTGAGCTGGACCGCGTGCAGGAGAGCGGCTACAGGTCCATCTGTGAGCAG GTAAGCCATCACCCTCCGGCTGCGGCCCATCACGCGATCTCCGAGCGAGGCTGGACCCTGAGACAGGAGATCGCCCTGGCCAGCAAGTTCAGGGGAAAATATCTTTCCATCATGCCCCTTG GTTCTATTCATTGTATCTTTGAGAAGAGTAACAATCACTACACCTGGAAGAAAGTCACAACCACAGTGCACAATATCATTGTCGGGAAGCTCTGGATAGATCAG TCAGGAGAAATCGACGTTGTGAACCACAGAACAGGCGACCGCTGTCATCTCAAATTTGCCCCGTACAGCTACTTCTCCCGAGATGTGGCCAGAAAG GTCACGGGGGTTGTGACTGATAAAGACGGGAAAGCGCACTATGTTCTGTCTGGGACGTGGGACGAGAAGATGGAATGCTCTCGTGTGATGCAGAGCACCAGAGGGGGAGAGAACGGCGCCGATGGGCGACAGAAAACCGTCTATCAGACGCTCAAAGCCAAAGAGCTGTGGAAGAAGACTCCGCTGCC GGAAGGCGCTGAAAACATGTACTACTTCTCGACCCTGGCGTTGACATTGAACGAGACGGAGGAGGGCATTGCTCCCACGGATAGCAGGAGGCGGCCGGATCAGCGTCTGATGGAGCAGGGCCGCTGGGAGGAGGCCAACGCTGAGAAACAAAGACTGGAGGAGAAGCAGCGCACCGCCCGCCGAGAGAGGGAGCGAGAGGCCAACCGCTCCGCCAACCCTGCAGAAGAGGGTAAGGAGCCAGCGGACGGGG CTCTCATTGAGGACTCCATATCTGACTCGCCTCTAAAAA CTGAAGAAGTCGAGATTGCCAGTGAGCCCTCTGAGACCACTTACAAAA GTGGTCACCAGGACAACTACAAGCCCATGTGGTTCGAGCGGCAGGTCGACCCAATGACAGGAGAGCCCACGCACATCTACAGTGGAGGATACTGGGAAGCCAAGGAGCAGGGCAGCTGGGACTCCTGCCCGGATATCTTCTGA
- the osbp gene encoding oxysterol-binding protein 1 isoform X20 has protein sequence MLSRWGTTQLGPPSDTVKPRAVVMSEPKAPTPAPGDTYKGWLFKWTNYIKGYQRRWFVLSNGLLSYYRTQAEMGHTCRGTINLATANIAVEDSCNFVISNGGTQTYHLKASSEVERQRWITALELAKAKAFRMQAESDDSGDDSSPPAAGQGAGSRNSEVQSTLRTLGSKVEDLSTCNDLIAKHGSALQRSLSELEGVRLGGETSEKIRQVTERATLFRITSNAMINACRDFLSLAQAHSKRWQKALQAEREQRVRLEETLEQLAKQHNHLERAFRGATVLPASQSNPAIDSKGPVPGKGDVSDEDEENEFFDACEDVQEFITVPADPKYHRRSGSNVSGISSELGMDDGTTSLDEQSLASNPESPQSQEVVPVRKRRTRIPDKPNYSLNLWSIMKNCIGKELSKIPMPVNFNEPLSMLQRLSEDLEYYELLDRGAKCQSSLEQMCYVAAFTVSSYSTTVHRTGKPFNPLLGETFELDRVQESGYRSICEQVSHHPPAAAHHAISERGWTLRQEIALASKFRGKYLSIMPLGSIHCIFEKSNNHYTWKKVTTTVHNIIVGKLWIDQSGEIDVVNHRTGDRCHLKFAPYSYFSRDVARKVTGVVTDKDGKAHYVLSGTWDEKMECSRVMQSTRGGENGADGRQKTVYQTLKAKELWKKTPLPEGAENMYYFSTLALTLNETEEGIAPTDSRRRPDQRLMEQGRWEEANAEKQRLEEKQRTARREREREANRSANPAEEGKEPADGALIEDSISDSPLKTEEVEIASEPSETTYKTETLHGSHPPAYSMEGPYGAPVKSGHQDNYKPMWFERQVDPMTGEPTHIYSGGYWEAKEQGSWDSCPDIF, from the exons GACCCAGGCGGAGATGGGTCACACATGTCGGGGTACTATAAACCTGGCCACAGCCAATATCGCGGTGGAGGACTCATGCAATTTTGTCATCTCTAATGGTGGCACGCAGACGTATCACTTGAAGGCCAGCTCAGAGGTGGAGCGGCAGCGGTGGATCACAGCACTGGAGCTGGCCAAAGCCAAAGCTTTCCGCATGCAGGCTGAGTCAG atgACTCCGGGGACGACTCCTCTCCTCCTGCGGCAGGTCAGGGTGCAGGCTCACGCAACTCAGAGGTGCAGTCCACCCTCCGGACGCTGGGCAGCAAGGTGGAGGATCTGAGCACCTGCAACGATCTCATCGCCAAACACGGCTCTGCACTTCAGCG GTCCTTGTCTGAGCTGGAGGGAGTTCGGCTGGGAGGAGAGACGAGTGAAAAGATTCGGCAGGTGACGGAGCGAGCCACTCTCTTCCGCATCACCTCCAATGCCATGATCAAT GCCTGCCGGGACTTCCTGTCGTTGGCTCAGGCTCACAGTAAGCGCTGGCAGAAAGCCCTGCAGGCCGAGAGAGAGCAGAGAGTGCGACTGGAGGAGACACTGGAGCAGCTCGCCAAACAACACAACCATCTGGAGAGAGCCTTCAGAGGAGCGACCGTACTGCCTGCATCTCAGAGCAACCCTGCCATAGACAGCAAAG GCCCAGTTCCAGGAAAGGGCGACGTCAGTGACGAGGATGAGGAGAATGAATTCTTTGACGCATGCGAGGACGTTCAAGAGTTTATCACTGTACCAGCAGACCCCAAATATCACAG GAGATCCGGCAGCAATGTCAGCGGAATCAGTAGCGAGCTTGGAATGGACGACGGGACGACGTCG CTAGATGAGCAGTCTCTGGCATCCAATCCCGAATCTCCGCAGTCCCAGGAAGTAGTGCCTGTGAGAAAGAGGCGGACCCGAATCCCAGATAAACCAAATTACTCTCTCAATCTATGGAGCATCATGAAGAATTGTATCGGAAAAGAGCTCTCCAAAATCCCTATGCCT GTGAACTTCAACGAGCCCCTATCTATGCTGCAGCGTCTCTCCGAGGACCTCGAGTACTACGAGCTGCTGGACCGGGGCGCTAAGTGCCAGAGCTCTCTGGAGCAGATGTGCTACGTGGCAGCTTTCACCGTTTCCTCTTACTCCACTACAGTTCACCGCACGGGCAAACCCTTCAACCCTCTGCTGGGAGAGACATTTGAGCTGGACCGCGTGCAGGAGAGCGGCTACAGGTCCATCTGTGAGCAG GTAAGCCATCACCCTCCGGCTGCGGCCCATCACGCGATCTCCGAGCGAGGCTGGACCCTGAGACAGGAGATCGCCCTGGCCAGCAAGTTCAGGGGAAAATATCTTTCCATCATGCCCCTTG GTTCTATTCATTGTATCTTTGAGAAGAGTAACAATCACTACACCTGGAAGAAAGTCACAACCACAGTGCACAATATCATTGTCGGGAAGCTCTGGATAGATCAG TCAGGAGAAATCGACGTTGTGAACCACAGAACAGGCGACCGCTGTCATCTCAAATTTGCCCCGTACAGCTACTTCTCCCGAGATGTGGCCAGAAAG GTCACGGGGGTTGTGACTGATAAAGACGGGAAAGCGCACTATGTTCTGTCTGGGACGTGGGACGAGAAGATGGAATGCTCTCGTGTGATGCAGAGCACCAGAGGGGGAGAGAACGGCGCCGATGGGCGACAGAAAACCGTCTATCAGACGCTCAAAGCCAAAGAGCTGTGGAAGAAGACTCCGCTGCC GGAAGGCGCTGAAAACATGTACTACTTCTCGACCCTGGCGTTGACATTGAACGAGACGGAGGAGGGCATTGCTCCCACGGATAGCAGGAGGCGGCCGGATCAGCGTCTGATGGAGCAGGGCCGCTGGGAGGAGGCCAACGCTGAGAAACAAAGACTGGAGGAGAAGCAGCGCACCGCCCGCCGAGAGAGGGAGCGAGAGGCCAACCGCTCCGCCAACCCTGCAGAAGAGGGTAAGGAGCCAGCGGACGGGG CTCTCATTGAGGACTCCATATCTGACTCGCCTCTAAAAA CTGAAGAAGTCGAGATTGCCAGTGAGCCCTCTGAGACCACTTACAAAA CTGAAACACTGCATGGCTCACACCCACCGGCATACTCAA TGGAGGGTCCGTATGGAGCTCCAGTCAAAA GTGGTCACCAGGACAACTACAAGCCCATGTGGTTCGAGCGGCAGGTCGACCCAATGACAGGAGAGCCCACGCACATCTACAGTGGAGGATACTGGGAAGCCAAGGAGCAGGGCAGCTGGGACTCCTGCCCGGATATCTTCTGA
- the osbp gene encoding oxysterol-binding protein 1 isoform X19, translated as MLSRWGTTQLGPPSDTVKPRAVVMSEPKAPTPAPGDTYKGWLFKWTNYIKGYQRRWFVLSNGLLSYYRTQAEMGHTCRGTINLATANIAVEDSCNFVISNGGTQTYHLKASSEVERQRWITALELAKAKAFRMQAESGQLERKPHLRIAQKCTLWGFCLTVFGPLFFFSADDSGDDSSPPAAGQGAGSRNSEVQSTLRTLGSKVEDLSTCNDLIAKHGSALQRSLSELEGVRLGGETSEKIRQVTERATLFRITSNAMINACRDFLSLAQAHSKRWQKALQAEREQRVRLEETLEQLAKQHNHLERAFRGATVLPASQSNPAIDSKGPVPGKGDVSDEDEENEFFDACEDVQEFITVPADPKYHRRSGSNVSGISSELGMDDGTTSLDEQSLASNPESPQSQEVVPVRKRRTRIPDKPNYSLNLWSIMKNCIGKELSKIPMPVNFNEPLSMLQRLSEDLEYYELLDRGAKCQSSLEQMCYVAAFTVSSYSTTVHRTGKPFNPLLGETFELDRVQESGYRSICEQVSHHPPAAAHHAISERGWTLRQEIALASKFRGKYLSIMPLGSIHCIFEKSNNHYTWKKVTTTVHNIIVGKLWIDQSGEIDVVNHRTGDRCHLKFAPYSYFSRDVARKVTGVVTDKDGKAHYVLSGTWDEKMECSRVMQSTRGGENGADGRQKTVYQTLKAKELWKKTPLPEGAENMYYFSTLALTLNETEEGIAPTDSRRRPDQRLMEQGRWEEANAEKQRLEEKQRTARREREREANRSANPAEEALIEDSISDSPLKTEEVEIASEPSETTYKSGHQDNYKPMWFERQVDPMTGEPTHIYSGGYWEAKEQGSWDSCPDIF; from the exons GACCCAGGCGGAGATGGGTCACACATGTCGGGGTACTATAAACCTGGCCACAGCCAATATCGCGGTGGAGGACTCATGCAATTTTGTCATCTCTAATGGTGGCACGCAGACGTATCACTTGAAGGCCAGCTCAGAGGTGGAGCGGCAGCGGTGGATCACAGCACTGGAGCTGGCCAAAGCCAAAGCTTTCCGCATGCAGGCTGAGTCAGGTCAGTTGGAAAGGAAACCACATTTGAGAATAGCACAAAAATGCACACTTTGGGGTTTCTGTCTCACAGTTTTTggtcctcttttttttttttctgcagatgACTCCGGGGACGACTCCTCTCCTCCTGCGGCAGGTCAGGGTGCAGGCTCACGCAACTCAGAGGTGCAGTCCACCCTCCGGACGCTGGGCAGCAAGGTGGAGGATCTGAGCACCTGCAACGATCTCATCGCCAAACACGGCTCTGCACTTCAGCG GTCCTTGTCTGAGCTGGAGGGAGTTCGGCTGGGAGGAGAGACGAGTGAAAAGATTCGGCAGGTGACGGAGCGAGCCACTCTCTTCCGCATCACCTCCAATGCCATGATCAAT GCCTGCCGGGACTTCCTGTCGTTGGCTCAGGCTCACAGTAAGCGCTGGCAGAAAGCCCTGCAGGCCGAGAGAGAGCAGAGAGTGCGACTGGAGGAGACACTGGAGCAGCTCGCCAAACAACACAACCATCTGGAGAGAGCCTTCAGAGGAGCGACCGTACTGCCTGCATCTCAGAGCAACCCTGCCATAGACAGCAAAG GCCCAGTTCCAGGAAAGGGCGACGTCAGTGACGAGGATGAGGAGAATGAATTCTTTGACGCATGCGAGGACGTTCAAGAGTTTATCACTGTACCAGCAGACCCCAAATATCACAG GAGATCCGGCAGCAATGTCAGCGGAATCAGTAGCGAGCTTGGAATGGACGACGGGACGACGTCG CTAGATGAGCAGTCTCTGGCATCCAATCCCGAATCTCCGCAGTCCCAGGAAGTAGTGCCTGTGAGAAAGAGGCGGACCCGAATCCCAGATAAACCAAATTACTCTCTCAATCTATGGAGCATCATGAAGAATTGTATCGGAAAAGAGCTCTCCAAAATCCCTATGCCT GTGAACTTCAACGAGCCCCTATCTATGCTGCAGCGTCTCTCCGAGGACCTCGAGTACTACGAGCTGCTGGACCGGGGCGCTAAGTGCCAGAGCTCTCTGGAGCAGATGTGCTACGTGGCAGCTTTCACCGTTTCCTCTTACTCCACTACAGTTCACCGCACGGGCAAACCCTTCAACCCTCTGCTGGGAGAGACATTTGAGCTGGACCGCGTGCAGGAGAGCGGCTACAGGTCCATCTGTGAGCAG GTAAGCCATCACCCTCCGGCTGCGGCCCATCACGCGATCTCCGAGCGAGGCTGGACCCTGAGACAGGAGATCGCCCTGGCCAGCAAGTTCAGGGGAAAATATCTTTCCATCATGCCCCTTG GTTCTATTCATTGTATCTTTGAGAAGAGTAACAATCACTACACCTGGAAGAAAGTCACAACCACAGTGCACAATATCATTGTCGGGAAGCTCTGGATAGATCAG TCAGGAGAAATCGACGTTGTGAACCACAGAACAGGCGACCGCTGTCATCTCAAATTTGCCCCGTACAGCTACTTCTCCCGAGATGTGGCCAGAAAG GTCACGGGGGTTGTGACTGATAAAGACGGGAAAGCGCACTATGTTCTGTCTGGGACGTGGGACGAGAAGATGGAATGCTCTCGTGTGATGCAGAGCACCAGAGGGGGAGAGAACGGCGCCGATGGGCGACAGAAAACCGTCTATCAGACGCTCAAAGCCAAAGAGCTGTGGAAGAAGACTCCGCTGCC GGAAGGCGCTGAAAACATGTACTACTTCTCGACCCTGGCGTTGACATTGAACGAGACGGAGGAGGGCATTGCTCCCACGGATAGCAGGAGGCGGCCGGATCAGCGTCTGATGGAGCAGGGCCGCTGGGAGGAGGCCAACGCTGAGAAACAAAGACTGGAGGAGAAGCAGCGCACCGCCCGCCGAGAGAGGGAGCGAGAGGCCAACCGCTCCGCCAACCCTGCAGAAGAGG CTCTCATTGAGGACTCCATATCTGACTCGCCTCTAAAAA CTGAAGAAGTCGAGATTGCCAGTGAGCCCTCTGAGACCACTTACAAAA GTGGTCACCAGGACAACTACAAGCCCATGTGGTTCGAGCGGCAGGTCGACCCAATGACAGGAGAGCCCACGCACATCTACAGTGGAGGATACTGGGAAGCCAAGGAGCAGGGCAGCTGGGACTCCTGCCCGGATATCTTCTGA
- the osbp gene encoding oxysterol-binding protein 1 isoform X15: MLSRWGTTQLGPPSDTVKPRAVVMSEPKAPTPAPGDTYKGWLFKWTNYIKGYQRRWFVLSNGLLSYYRTQAEMGHTCRGTINLATANIAVEDSCNFVISNGGTQTYHLKASSEVERQRWITALELAKAKAFRMQAESGQLERKPHLRIAQKCTLWGFCLTVFGPLFFFSADDSGDDSSPPAAGQGAGSRNSEVQSTLRTLGSKVEDLSTCNDLIAKHGSALQRSLSELEGVRLGGETSEKIRQVTERATLFRITSNAMINACRDFLSLAQAHSKRWQKALQAEREQRVRLEETLEQLAKQHNHLERAFRGATVLPASQSNPAIDSKGPVPGKGDVSDEDEENEFFDACEDVQEFITVPADPKYHRRSGSNVSGISSELGMDDGTTSLDEQSLASNPESPQSQEVVPVRKRRTRIPDKPNYSLNLWSIMKNCIGKELSKIPMPVNFNEPLSMLQRLSEDLEYYELLDRGAKCQSSLEQMCYVAAFTVSSYSTTVHRTGKPFNPLLGETFELDRVQESGYRSICEQVSHHPPAAAHHAISERGWTLRQEIALASKFRGKYLSIMPLGSIHCIFEKSNNHYTWKKVTTTVHNIIVGKLWIDQSGEIDVVNHRTGDRCHLKFAPYSYFSRDVARKVTGVVTDKDGKAHYVLSGTWDEKMECSRVMQSTRGGENGADGRQKTVYQTLKAKELWKKTPLPEGAENMYYFSTLALTLNETEEGIAPTDSRRRPDQRLMEQGRWEEANAEKQRLEEKQRTARREREREANRSANPAEEGKEPADGAEEVEIASEPSETTYKTDTDETSSDLSLSSGHQDNYKPMWFERQVDPMTGEPTHIYSGGYWEAKEQGSWDSCPDIF, translated from the exons GACCCAGGCGGAGATGGGTCACACATGTCGGGGTACTATAAACCTGGCCACAGCCAATATCGCGGTGGAGGACTCATGCAATTTTGTCATCTCTAATGGTGGCACGCAGACGTATCACTTGAAGGCCAGCTCAGAGGTGGAGCGGCAGCGGTGGATCACAGCACTGGAGCTGGCCAAAGCCAAAGCTTTCCGCATGCAGGCTGAGTCAGGTCAGTTGGAAAGGAAACCACATTTGAGAATAGCACAAAAATGCACACTTTGGGGTTTCTGTCTCACAGTTTTTggtcctcttttttttttttctgcagatgACTCCGGGGACGACTCCTCTCCTCCTGCGGCAGGTCAGGGTGCAGGCTCACGCAACTCAGAGGTGCAGTCCACCCTCCGGACGCTGGGCAGCAAGGTGGAGGATCTGAGCACCTGCAACGATCTCATCGCCAAACACGGCTCTGCACTTCAGCG GTCCTTGTCTGAGCTGGAGGGAGTTCGGCTGGGAGGAGAGACGAGTGAAAAGATTCGGCAGGTGACGGAGCGAGCCACTCTCTTCCGCATCACCTCCAATGCCATGATCAAT GCCTGCCGGGACTTCCTGTCGTTGGCTCAGGCTCACAGTAAGCGCTGGCAGAAAGCCCTGCAGGCCGAGAGAGAGCAGAGAGTGCGACTGGAGGAGACACTGGAGCAGCTCGCCAAACAACACAACCATCTGGAGAGAGCCTTCAGAGGAGCGACCGTACTGCCTGCATCTCAGAGCAACCCTGCCATAGACAGCAAAG GCCCAGTTCCAGGAAAGGGCGACGTCAGTGACGAGGATGAGGAGAATGAATTCTTTGACGCATGCGAGGACGTTCAAGAGTTTATCACTGTACCAGCAGACCCCAAATATCACAG GAGATCCGGCAGCAATGTCAGCGGAATCAGTAGCGAGCTTGGAATGGACGACGGGACGACGTCG CTAGATGAGCAGTCTCTGGCATCCAATCCCGAATCTCCGCAGTCCCAGGAAGTAGTGCCTGTGAGAAAGAGGCGGACCCGAATCCCAGATAAACCAAATTACTCTCTCAATCTATGGAGCATCATGAAGAATTGTATCGGAAAAGAGCTCTCCAAAATCCCTATGCCT GTGAACTTCAACGAGCCCCTATCTATGCTGCAGCGTCTCTCCGAGGACCTCGAGTACTACGAGCTGCTGGACCGGGGCGCTAAGTGCCAGAGCTCTCTGGAGCAGATGTGCTACGTGGCAGCTTTCACCGTTTCCTCTTACTCCACTACAGTTCACCGCACGGGCAAACCCTTCAACCCTCTGCTGGGAGAGACATTTGAGCTGGACCGCGTGCAGGAGAGCGGCTACAGGTCCATCTGTGAGCAG GTAAGCCATCACCCTCCGGCTGCGGCCCATCACGCGATCTCCGAGCGAGGCTGGACCCTGAGACAGGAGATCGCCCTGGCCAGCAAGTTCAGGGGAAAATATCTTTCCATCATGCCCCTTG GTTCTATTCATTGTATCTTTGAGAAGAGTAACAATCACTACACCTGGAAGAAAGTCACAACCACAGTGCACAATATCATTGTCGGGAAGCTCTGGATAGATCAG TCAGGAGAAATCGACGTTGTGAACCACAGAACAGGCGACCGCTGTCATCTCAAATTTGCCCCGTACAGCTACTTCTCCCGAGATGTGGCCAGAAAG GTCACGGGGGTTGTGACTGATAAAGACGGGAAAGCGCACTATGTTCTGTCTGGGACGTGGGACGAGAAGATGGAATGCTCTCGTGTGATGCAGAGCACCAGAGGGGGAGAGAACGGCGCCGATGGGCGACAGAAAACCGTCTATCAGACGCTCAAAGCCAAAGAGCTGTGGAAGAAGACTCCGCTGCC GGAAGGCGCTGAAAACATGTACTACTTCTCGACCCTGGCGTTGACATTGAACGAGACGGAGGAGGGCATTGCTCCCACGGATAGCAGGAGGCGGCCGGATCAGCGTCTGATGGAGCAGGGCCGCTGGGAGGAGGCCAACGCTGAGAAACAAAGACTGGAGGAGAAGCAGCGCACCGCCCGCCGAGAGAGGGAGCGAGAGGCCAACCGCTCCGCCAACCCTGCAGAAGAGGGTAAGGAGCCAGCGGACGGGG CTGAAGAAGTCGAGATTGCCAGTGAGCCCTCTGAGACCACTTACAAAA CTGACACAGATGAAACGTCTTCTGATCTTTCACTATCAA GTGGTCACCAGGACAACTACAAGCCCATGTGGTTCGAGCGGCAGGTCGACCCAATGACAGGAGAGCCCACGCACATCTACAGTGGAGGATACTGGGAAGCCAAGGAGCAGGGCAGCTGGGACTCCTGCCCGGATATCTTCTGA